In the genome of Parus major isolate Abel chromosome 2, Parus_major1.1, whole genome shotgun sequence, one region contains:
- the DHX30 gene encoding ATP-dependent RNA helicase DHX30 isoform X2: MRGQGEEPPSCADSRDLLKEFPQPKNLLNSVIGRALGISHARDKLVYIHTNGPRKKKVTLHIKWPKNVEVEGYGTKKIDAERQAAAAACQLFKGWGLLGPRNELFDAAKYRLLADQLGCPDERWCSEGKWRSKSGPSLADLSTCWRRMEPDDAIQPMEQGRMPKAMRREELEEGELEEGELEEGELEEEAIDVSDYLPMAHQDTRTPGRDASRGGSSIEMTDDNTAIRALTQFPLPKNLLAQVIQIATSSSTVKEYMQFRTVGTKTKICKLTLRWPCPMTFAAKGRRKVEAENKAAALACQKLKSLGLVDKNNNPLSHAMYNMTSLRELGENQRKPCHIKVPEATLRKIENYLNHYPVDIRESRPRIADDMMNLTKESGAISDAITGKTYIPMLEAEEVRLSQNLLALWKRRGASWQESHPLPVDPHKDTILSAIEQNPVVVIAGDTGCGKTTRIPQLLLEHYILEGRGARCNVVITQPRRISAISVAQRVAQELGPNMRKNVGYQVRLESKPPARGGALLFCTVGILLRKLQGNPSLEGVSHVVVDEVHERDVNTDFLLILLKGIQKLNPDLRLVLMSATGDNQRFSHYFGDCPVVKVPGFMYPVKEYYLEEILAKLGRHRHRHYEIKQSDDECVLDLDLITDLVLQIDAHGEPGGILCFLPGWQEIKGVQQRLLEMLGSQNSRYLVLPVHSNIPMMDQQNIFQRPPPGVRKIVLATNIAETSITINDIVHVVDSGTHKEERYDLKTKVSCLETVWVSKSNVVQRRGRAGRCQSGFAYHLFPRSRLDKMPTYQVPEILRTPLENLVVQAKIHMPEKTAVEFLSKALDSPDIKAVDEAVILLQEIGVLDQREALTTLGKRLAQISTDPRLAKAIVLASIYRCLHPLLVIVSCLTRDPFSSSLQNRAEVDKAKAVLSRESGSDHLAFVRAVAGWEEVLRRRDSRARDNYLQDYYLYGPSLRFINGLVKQFSENLYEAFLVSSPSDCTMPSSVCNQYSEEEELVKGVLMAGLYPNLIQVRQGKVTRQGKFKPNSYAYRTKAGTVLLHKSTINREASKLYSRWLTYFMAVKSNGGVFVRDSSQVHPLAVLLMTDTDIHVRDDGWRATVSLTDSDLLVLEGDSYTIRLLRDFRVSLSKMVETCLCYEMAAIPGDLHHQHSQLLDILVDLLKGPPGSFGS, encoded by the exons ATGCGCGGCCAGGGAGAGGAGCCGCCGAGCTGCGCAG attCCAGAGACTTACTAAAGGAATTTCCACAACCTAAAAACTTGCTCAACAGTGTGATTGGCCGAGCCCTGGGCATTTCCCATGCAAGAGACAAGCTGGTGTACATCCACACTAACGGGCCAAGGAAAAAG AAAGTCACTCTCCATATAAAGTGGCCAAAGAATGTGGAAGTGGAGGGCTATGGGACCAAGAAGATCGATGCGGAGCGGCAGGCGGCGGCTGCAGCGTGTCAGCTCTTCAag ggctggggcttGCTGGGCCCCCGGAACGAGCTCTTTGATGCGGCCAAGTACCGGCTGCTGGCCGACCAGCTGGGCTGTCCCGACGAGCGCTGGTGCTCCGAGGGCAAGTGGCGCTCCAAGTCCGGGCCCTCCCTCGCCGACCTGTCCACCTGCTGGCGCCGCATGGAGCCCGACGATGCCATCCAGCccatggagcagggcaggatgccCAAAGCCATgaggagggaggagctggaggaaggggagctggaggagggcGAGCTGGAGGAGGGCGAGCTGGAGGAAGAGGCCATCGATGTTTCGGATTACCTGCCCATGGCACACCAGGACACCCGGACCCCGGGCAGAGACGCCAG CCGAGGAGGCAGTTCCATTGAAATGACAGACGACAACACCGCCATCCGTGCCCTGACACAGTTCCCGCTTCCCAAAAACCTCCTGGCCCAAGTGATTCAGATTGCAACCTCTTCCTCCACAGTCAAG GAATACATGCAGTTCCGCACCGTGGGCACCAAGACCAAGATCTGCAAGCTCACACTGCGCTGGCCCTGCCCCATGACCTTCGCTGCCAAGGGCCGGCGCAAGGTGGAGGCCGAGAACAAGGCAGCAGCGCTGGCCTGTCAGAAGCTGAAG AGCCTTGGCCTGGTGGACAAGAACAACAACCCCCTGAGCCATGCCATGTACAACATGACTTCCCTGCGGGAGCTGGGTGAGAACCAGAGGAAGCCCTGCCACATCAAAGTCCCTGAGGCCACCCTGCGCAAGATTGAGAACTACCTGAACCAC TATCCCGTGGACATCAGGGAGTCCCGGCCCCGGATTGCTGACGACATGATGAACCTGACCAAGGAATCCGGAGCGATCAGCGATGCCATCACGGGGAAGACTTACATCCCCatgctggaagcagaggaagTGCGCCTTAGCCAGAACCTGCTGGCcctctggaaaaggagaggagcCTCCTGGCAGGAGAGCCACCCGCTGCCAGTGGACCCTCACAAGGACACCATCCTGTCAGCCATCGAGCAGAACCCCGTGGTGGTGATAGCAGGAGACACGGGCTGCGGGAAGACCACGCGGATCccgcagctgctgctggaacactACATCCTGGAGGGGCGCGGCGCGCGCTGCAACGTGGTCATCACGCAGCCCCGGCGCATCAGCGCCATCTCGGTGGCCCAGCGCGTGGCGCAGGAGCTGGGGCCCAACATGAGGAAGAACGTGGGCTACCAGGTGCGGCTGGAGAGCAAACCCCCCGCCCGGGGAGGAGCCCTGCTCTTCTGCACCGTGGGCATCCtgctcaggaagctgcagggcAACCCCAGCTTGGAGGGCGTCAGCCACGTCGTGGTGGACGAGGTGCACGAGCGGGACGTGAACACGGATttcctgctcatcctgctcAAAGGCATCCAGAAGCTGAACCCTGACCTGCGCCTGGTTCTCATGAGCGCCACGGGGGACAACCAGCGCTTCTCCCACTACTTTGGCGATTGCCCCGTGGTCAAGGTGCCGGGCTTCATGTACCCTGTGAAGGAATACTACCTGGAGGAGATCCTGGCCAAGCTGGgccggcaccggcaccggcactACGAGATCAAG CAATCCGACGACGAGTGTGTCCTTGACCTTGACCTGATCACCGACCTCGTGCTGCAGATCGATGCCCACGGAGAGCCAG GTGGGATCCTGTGCTTCCTCCCTGGCTGGCAGGAGATCAAAGGGGTGCAGCAGCGGCTGCTGGAGATGTTGGGCTCACAGAACAGCCGCTACCTCGTCTTGCCAG TGCACTCCAACATCCCCATGATGGACCAGCAGAACATCTTCCAGAGGCCTCCACCGGGCGTCAGGAAGATTGTCCTGGCCACCAACATCGCGGAGACCTCCATCACCATCAACGACATCGTGCACGTGGTGGACAGCGGCACGCACAAGGAGGAGCGCTACGACCTCAAGACCAAG gtgTCCTGCCTGGAGACCGTGTGGGTGTCCAAGTCCAACGTGGTGCAGCGGCGCGGGCGCGCCGGGCGCTGCCAGTCGGGCTTTGCGTACCACCTGTTCCCGCGCAGCCGCCTGGACAAGATGCCCACCTACCAGGTGCCCGAGATCCTGCGCACGCCCCTGGAGAACCTGGTGGTGCAGGCCAAGATCCACATGCCAGAGAAAACG GCAGTTGAGTTTCTCTCCAAGGCTCTGGACAGCCCTGACATCAAAGCTGTGGATGAAGCCGTGATCTTGCTGCAGGAGATTG GAGTGCTGGACCAGCGGGAAGCCCTGACCACCCTGGGCAAGCGCCTGGCCCAGATCTCCACGGACCCTCGGCTGGCCAAGGCCATCGTCCTGGCCTCCATCTACCGCTGCCTGCACCCGCTGCTGGTCATCGTCTCGTGCCTGACGCGGGAccccttcagcagcagcctgcagaacCGCGCCGAGGTGGACAAG gccaAGGCCGTGCTGAGCCGGGAGAGCGGCAGTGACCACCTGGCCTTCGTGCGGGCGGTGGCGGGCTGGGAGGAGGTGCTGCGGCGCAGGGACAGCCGTGCCAGGGACAACTACCTGCAGGACTACTACCTGTACGGGCCCAGCCTGCGCTTCATCAACG gccttgtGAAGCAGTTCTCTGAGAACCTCTATGAAGCCTTCCTGGTGTCATCCCCGTCCGACTGTACCATGCCCTCGTCCGTGTGTAACCAGTACAGCGAGGAGGAGGAACTGGTGAAGGGCGTCCTCATGGCTGGGCTCTACCCCAACCTCATCCAG GTGCGACAAGGCAAGGTGACGCGCCAGGGCAAGTTCAAACCCAACAGCTACGCGTACCGGACCAAGGCCGGCACCGTGCTGCTGCACAAGTCCACCATCAACAG ggaggcGTCCAAGCTCTACAGCCGCTGGCTCACCTACTTCATGGCCGTCAAGTCCAACGGCGGCGTCTTCGTGCGCGACTCGTCCCAGGTGCACCCGCTGGCCGTGCTGCTCATGACCGACACCGACATCCACGTGCGAG ATGACGGCTGGCGAGCGACCGTGTCCCTGACGGACAGCGacctgctggtgctggaggggGACTCGTACACCATCCGCCTGCTGCGCGACTTCCGCGTGTCCCTGTCCAAGATGGTGGAGACGTGCCTGTGCTACGAGATGGCCGCGATCCCCGGGGACCTgcaccaccagcacagccagctgctcGACATCCTGGTGGATCTGCTCAAGGGCCCTCCCGGCAGCTTCGGCTCGTAG
- the DHX30 gene encoding ATP-dependent RNA helicase DHX30 isoform X1, translated as MSCACCCREEIPSCSLFPGAAFGTCRTVLADSLVSPAKTSVFPFPALAFLELRAADCVPAHLLSGSVGAWRRGSCPSLPPCLGGTCHIWNCYHTDLTSLDLLLEKKALASAGHGSDADSRDLLKEFPQPKNLLNSVIGRALGISHARDKLVYIHTNGPRKKKVTLHIKWPKNVEVEGYGTKKIDAERQAAAAACQLFKGWGLLGPRNELFDAAKYRLLADQLGCPDERWCSEGKWRSKSGPSLADLSTCWRRMEPDDAIQPMEQGRMPKAMRREELEEGELEEGELEEGELEEEAIDVSDYLPMAHQDTRTPGRDASRGGSSIEMTDDNTAIRALTQFPLPKNLLAQVIQIATSSSTVKEYMQFRTVGTKTKICKLTLRWPCPMTFAAKGRRKVEAENKAAALACQKLKSLGLVDKNNNPLSHAMYNMTSLRELGENQRKPCHIKVPEATLRKIENYLNHYPVDIRESRPRIADDMMNLTKESGAISDAITGKTYIPMLEAEEVRLSQNLLALWKRRGASWQESHPLPVDPHKDTILSAIEQNPVVVIAGDTGCGKTTRIPQLLLEHYILEGRGARCNVVITQPRRISAISVAQRVAQELGPNMRKNVGYQVRLESKPPARGGALLFCTVGILLRKLQGNPSLEGVSHVVVDEVHERDVNTDFLLILLKGIQKLNPDLRLVLMSATGDNQRFSHYFGDCPVVKVPGFMYPVKEYYLEEILAKLGRHRHRHYEIKQSDDECVLDLDLITDLVLQIDAHGEPGGILCFLPGWQEIKGVQQRLLEMLGSQNSRYLVLPVHSNIPMMDQQNIFQRPPPGVRKIVLATNIAETSITINDIVHVVDSGTHKEERYDLKTKVSCLETVWVSKSNVVQRRGRAGRCQSGFAYHLFPRSRLDKMPTYQVPEILRTPLENLVVQAKIHMPEKTAVEFLSKALDSPDIKAVDEAVILLQEIGVLDQREALTTLGKRLAQISTDPRLAKAIVLASIYRCLHPLLVIVSCLTRDPFSSSLQNRAEVDKAKAVLSRESGSDHLAFVRAVAGWEEVLRRRDSRARDNYLQDYYLYGPSLRFINGLVKQFSENLYEAFLVSSPSDCTMPSSVCNQYSEEEELVKGVLMAGLYPNLIQVRQGKVTRQGKFKPNSYAYRTKAGTVLLHKSTINREASKLYSRWLTYFMAVKSNGGVFVRDSSQVHPLAVLLMTDTDIHVRDDGWRATVSLTDSDLLVLEGDSYTIRLLRDFRVSLSKMVETCLCYEMAAIPGDLHHQHSQLLDILVDLLKGPPGSFGS; from the exons ATgagctgtgcttgctgctgcagggaggagatcccatcctgctccctgttccctggtGCTGCTTTTGGTACCTGCAGGACTGTGCTGGCTGATTCACTTGTGAGCCCAGCAAAAACGAGtgtgtttccttttcctgccttggCTTTCCTTGAGCTTAGGGCTGCAGATTGTGTCCCTGCACATCTGCTTAGTGGGAGTGTTGGAGCCTGGAGAAGGGGCAGCTGTCCCTCTCTACCTCCCTGTTTGGGAGGGACTTGTCACATCTGGAATTGTTATCACACTGATCTCACCTCGCtggacctgctgctggaaaagaagGCCCTTGCCAGTGCTGGCCATGGCAGTGATGCAg attCCAGAGACTTACTAAAGGAATTTCCACAACCTAAAAACTTGCTCAACAGTGTGATTGGCCGAGCCCTGGGCATTTCCCATGCAAGAGACAAGCTGGTGTACATCCACACTAACGGGCCAAGGAAAAAG AAAGTCACTCTCCATATAAAGTGGCCAAAGAATGTGGAAGTGGAGGGCTATGGGACCAAGAAGATCGATGCGGAGCGGCAGGCGGCGGCTGCAGCGTGTCAGCTCTTCAag ggctggggcttGCTGGGCCCCCGGAACGAGCTCTTTGATGCGGCCAAGTACCGGCTGCTGGCCGACCAGCTGGGCTGTCCCGACGAGCGCTGGTGCTCCGAGGGCAAGTGGCGCTCCAAGTCCGGGCCCTCCCTCGCCGACCTGTCCACCTGCTGGCGCCGCATGGAGCCCGACGATGCCATCCAGCccatggagcagggcaggatgccCAAAGCCATgaggagggaggagctggaggaaggggagctggaggagggcGAGCTGGAGGAGGGCGAGCTGGAGGAAGAGGCCATCGATGTTTCGGATTACCTGCCCATGGCACACCAGGACACCCGGACCCCGGGCAGAGACGCCAG CCGAGGAGGCAGTTCCATTGAAATGACAGACGACAACACCGCCATCCGTGCCCTGACACAGTTCCCGCTTCCCAAAAACCTCCTGGCCCAAGTGATTCAGATTGCAACCTCTTCCTCCACAGTCAAG GAATACATGCAGTTCCGCACCGTGGGCACCAAGACCAAGATCTGCAAGCTCACACTGCGCTGGCCCTGCCCCATGACCTTCGCTGCCAAGGGCCGGCGCAAGGTGGAGGCCGAGAACAAGGCAGCAGCGCTGGCCTGTCAGAAGCTGAAG AGCCTTGGCCTGGTGGACAAGAACAACAACCCCCTGAGCCATGCCATGTACAACATGACTTCCCTGCGGGAGCTGGGTGAGAACCAGAGGAAGCCCTGCCACATCAAAGTCCCTGAGGCCACCCTGCGCAAGATTGAGAACTACCTGAACCAC TATCCCGTGGACATCAGGGAGTCCCGGCCCCGGATTGCTGACGACATGATGAACCTGACCAAGGAATCCGGAGCGATCAGCGATGCCATCACGGGGAAGACTTACATCCCCatgctggaagcagaggaagTGCGCCTTAGCCAGAACCTGCTGGCcctctggaaaaggagaggagcCTCCTGGCAGGAGAGCCACCCGCTGCCAGTGGACCCTCACAAGGACACCATCCTGTCAGCCATCGAGCAGAACCCCGTGGTGGTGATAGCAGGAGACACGGGCTGCGGGAAGACCACGCGGATCccgcagctgctgctggaacactACATCCTGGAGGGGCGCGGCGCGCGCTGCAACGTGGTCATCACGCAGCCCCGGCGCATCAGCGCCATCTCGGTGGCCCAGCGCGTGGCGCAGGAGCTGGGGCCCAACATGAGGAAGAACGTGGGCTACCAGGTGCGGCTGGAGAGCAAACCCCCCGCCCGGGGAGGAGCCCTGCTCTTCTGCACCGTGGGCATCCtgctcaggaagctgcagggcAACCCCAGCTTGGAGGGCGTCAGCCACGTCGTGGTGGACGAGGTGCACGAGCGGGACGTGAACACGGATttcctgctcatcctgctcAAAGGCATCCAGAAGCTGAACCCTGACCTGCGCCTGGTTCTCATGAGCGCCACGGGGGACAACCAGCGCTTCTCCCACTACTTTGGCGATTGCCCCGTGGTCAAGGTGCCGGGCTTCATGTACCCTGTGAAGGAATACTACCTGGAGGAGATCCTGGCCAAGCTGGgccggcaccggcaccggcactACGAGATCAAG CAATCCGACGACGAGTGTGTCCTTGACCTTGACCTGATCACCGACCTCGTGCTGCAGATCGATGCCCACGGAGAGCCAG GTGGGATCCTGTGCTTCCTCCCTGGCTGGCAGGAGATCAAAGGGGTGCAGCAGCGGCTGCTGGAGATGTTGGGCTCACAGAACAGCCGCTACCTCGTCTTGCCAG TGCACTCCAACATCCCCATGATGGACCAGCAGAACATCTTCCAGAGGCCTCCACCGGGCGTCAGGAAGATTGTCCTGGCCACCAACATCGCGGAGACCTCCATCACCATCAACGACATCGTGCACGTGGTGGACAGCGGCACGCACAAGGAGGAGCGCTACGACCTCAAGACCAAG gtgTCCTGCCTGGAGACCGTGTGGGTGTCCAAGTCCAACGTGGTGCAGCGGCGCGGGCGCGCCGGGCGCTGCCAGTCGGGCTTTGCGTACCACCTGTTCCCGCGCAGCCGCCTGGACAAGATGCCCACCTACCAGGTGCCCGAGATCCTGCGCACGCCCCTGGAGAACCTGGTGGTGCAGGCCAAGATCCACATGCCAGAGAAAACG GCAGTTGAGTTTCTCTCCAAGGCTCTGGACAGCCCTGACATCAAAGCTGTGGATGAAGCCGTGATCTTGCTGCAGGAGATTG GAGTGCTGGACCAGCGGGAAGCCCTGACCACCCTGGGCAAGCGCCTGGCCCAGATCTCCACGGACCCTCGGCTGGCCAAGGCCATCGTCCTGGCCTCCATCTACCGCTGCCTGCACCCGCTGCTGGTCATCGTCTCGTGCCTGACGCGGGAccccttcagcagcagcctgcagaacCGCGCCGAGGTGGACAAG gccaAGGCCGTGCTGAGCCGGGAGAGCGGCAGTGACCACCTGGCCTTCGTGCGGGCGGTGGCGGGCTGGGAGGAGGTGCTGCGGCGCAGGGACAGCCGTGCCAGGGACAACTACCTGCAGGACTACTACCTGTACGGGCCCAGCCTGCGCTTCATCAACG gccttgtGAAGCAGTTCTCTGAGAACCTCTATGAAGCCTTCCTGGTGTCATCCCCGTCCGACTGTACCATGCCCTCGTCCGTGTGTAACCAGTACAGCGAGGAGGAGGAACTGGTGAAGGGCGTCCTCATGGCTGGGCTCTACCCCAACCTCATCCAG GTGCGACAAGGCAAGGTGACGCGCCAGGGCAAGTTCAAACCCAACAGCTACGCGTACCGGACCAAGGCCGGCACCGTGCTGCTGCACAAGTCCACCATCAACAG ggaggcGTCCAAGCTCTACAGCCGCTGGCTCACCTACTTCATGGCCGTCAAGTCCAACGGCGGCGTCTTCGTGCGCGACTCGTCCCAGGTGCACCCGCTGGCCGTGCTGCTCATGACCGACACCGACATCCACGTGCGAG ATGACGGCTGGCGAGCGACCGTGTCCCTGACGGACAGCGacctgctggtgctggaggggGACTCGTACACCATCCGCCTGCTGCGCGACTTCCGCGTGTCCCTGTCCAAGATGGTGGAGACGTGCCTGTGCTACGAGATGGCCGCGATCCCCGGGGACCTgcaccaccagcacagccagctgctcGACATCCTGGTGGATCTGCTCAAGGGCCCTCCCGGCAGCTTCGGCTCGTAG
- the DHX30 gene encoding ATP-dependent RNA helicase DHX30 isoform X3, which produces MEMFSLNSLKDSRDLLKEFPQPKNLLNSVIGRALGISHARDKLVYIHTNGPRKKKVTLHIKWPKNVEVEGYGTKKIDAERQAAAAACQLFKGWGLLGPRNELFDAAKYRLLADQLGCPDERWCSEGKWRSKSGPSLADLSTCWRRMEPDDAIQPMEQGRMPKAMRREELEEGELEEGELEEGELEEEAIDVSDYLPMAHQDTRTPGRDASRGGSSIEMTDDNTAIRALTQFPLPKNLLAQVIQIATSSSTVKEYMQFRTVGTKTKICKLTLRWPCPMTFAAKGRRKVEAENKAAALACQKLKSLGLVDKNNNPLSHAMYNMTSLRELGENQRKPCHIKVPEATLRKIENYLNHYPVDIRESRPRIADDMMNLTKESGAISDAITGKTYIPMLEAEEVRLSQNLLALWKRRGASWQESHPLPVDPHKDTILSAIEQNPVVVIAGDTGCGKTTRIPQLLLEHYILEGRGARCNVVITQPRRISAISVAQRVAQELGPNMRKNVGYQVRLESKPPARGGALLFCTVGILLRKLQGNPSLEGVSHVVVDEVHERDVNTDFLLILLKGIQKLNPDLRLVLMSATGDNQRFSHYFGDCPVVKVPGFMYPVKEYYLEEILAKLGRHRHRHYEIKQSDDECVLDLDLITDLVLQIDAHGEPGGILCFLPGWQEIKGVQQRLLEMLGSQNSRYLVLPVHSNIPMMDQQNIFQRPPPGVRKIVLATNIAETSITINDIVHVVDSGTHKEERYDLKTKVSCLETVWVSKSNVVQRRGRAGRCQSGFAYHLFPRSRLDKMPTYQVPEILRTPLENLVVQAKIHMPEKTAVEFLSKALDSPDIKAVDEAVILLQEIGVLDQREALTTLGKRLAQISTDPRLAKAIVLASIYRCLHPLLVIVSCLTRDPFSSSLQNRAEVDKAKAVLSRESGSDHLAFVRAVAGWEEVLRRRDSRARDNYLQDYYLYGPSLRFINGLVKQFSENLYEAFLVSSPSDCTMPSSVCNQYSEEEELVKGVLMAGLYPNLIQVRQGKVTRQGKFKPNSYAYRTKAGTVLLHKSTINREASKLYSRWLTYFMAVKSNGGVFVRDSSQVHPLAVLLMTDTDIHVRDDGWRATVSLTDSDLLVLEGDSYTIRLLRDFRVSLSKMVETCLCYEMAAIPGDLHHQHSQLLDILVDLLKGPPGSFGS; this is translated from the exons attCCAGAGACTTACTAAAGGAATTTCCACAACCTAAAAACTTGCTCAACAGTGTGATTGGCCGAGCCCTGGGCATTTCCCATGCAAGAGACAAGCTGGTGTACATCCACACTAACGGGCCAAGGAAAAAG AAAGTCACTCTCCATATAAAGTGGCCAAAGAATGTGGAAGTGGAGGGCTATGGGACCAAGAAGATCGATGCGGAGCGGCAGGCGGCGGCTGCAGCGTGTCAGCTCTTCAag ggctggggcttGCTGGGCCCCCGGAACGAGCTCTTTGATGCGGCCAAGTACCGGCTGCTGGCCGACCAGCTGGGCTGTCCCGACGAGCGCTGGTGCTCCGAGGGCAAGTGGCGCTCCAAGTCCGGGCCCTCCCTCGCCGACCTGTCCACCTGCTGGCGCCGCATGGAGCCCGACGATGCCATCCAGCccatggagcagggcaggatgccCAAAGCCATgaggagggaggagctggaggaaggggagctggaggagggcGAGCTGGAGGAGGGCGAGCTGGAGGAAGAGGCCATCGATGTTTCGGATTACCTGCCCATGGCACACCAGGACACCCGGACCCCGGGCAGAGACGCCAG CCGAGGAGGCAGTTCCATTGAAATGACAGACGACAACACCGCCATCCGTGCCCTGACACAGTTCCCGCTTCCCAAAAACCTCCTGGCCCAAGTGATTCAGATTGCAACCTCTTCCTCCACAGTCAAG GAATACATGCAGTTCCGCACCGTGGGCACCAAGACCAAGATCTGCAAGCTCACACTGCGCTGGCCCTGCCCCATGACCTTCGCTGCCAAGGGCCGGCGCAAGGTGGAGGCCGAGAACAAGGCAGCAGCGCTGGCCTGTCAGAAGCTGAAG AGCCTTGGCCTGGTGGACAAGAACAACAACCCCCTGAGCCATGCCATGTACAACATGACTTCCCTGCGGGAGCTGGGTGAGAACCAGAGGAAGCCCTGCCACATCAAAGTCCCTGAGGCCACCCTGCGCAAGATTGAGAACTACCTGAACCAC TATCCCGTGGACATCAGGGAGTCCCGGCCCCGGATTGCTGACGACATGATGAACCTGACCAAGGAATCCGGAGCGATCAGCGATGCCATCACGGGGAAGACTTACATCCCCatgctggaagcagaggaagTGCGCCTTAGCCAGAACCTGCTGGCcctctggaaaaggagaggagcCTCCTGGCAGGAGAGCCACCCGCTGCCAGTGGACCCTCACAAGGACACCATCCTGTCAGCCATCGAGCAGAACCCCGTGGTGGTGATAGCAGGAGACACGGGCTGCGGGAAGACCACGCGGATCccgcagctgctgctggaacactACATCCTGGAGGGGCGCGGCGCGCGCTGCAACGTGGTCATCACGCAGCCCCGGCGCATCAGCGCCATCTCGGTGGCCCAGCGCGTGGCGCAGGAGCTGGGGCCCAACATGAGGAAGAACGTGGGCTACCAGGTGCGGCTGGAGAGCAAACCCCCCGCCCGGGGAGGAGCCCTGCTCTTCTGCACCGTGGGCATCCtgctcaggaagctgcagggcAACCCCAGCTTGGAGGGCGTCAGCCACGTCGTGGTGGACGAGGTGCACGAGCGGGACGTGAACACGGATttcctgctcatcctgctcAAAGGCATCCAGAAGCTGAACCCTGACCTGCGCCTGGTTCTCATGAGCGCCACGGGGGACAACCAGCGCTTCTCCCACTACTTTGGCGATTGCCCCGTGGTCAAGGTGCCGGGCTTCATGTACCCTGTGAAGGAATACTACCTGGAGGAGATCCTGGCCAAGCTGGgccggcaccggcaccggcactACGAGATCAAG CAATCCGACGACGAGTGTGTCCTTGACCTTGACCTGATCACCGACCTCGTGCTGCAGATCGATGCCCACGGAGAGCCAG GTGGGATCCTGTGCTTCCTCCCTGGCTGGCAGGAGATCAAAGGGGTGCAGCAGCGGCTGCTGGAGATGTTGGGCTCACAGAACAGCCGCTACCTCGTCTTGCCAG TGCACTCCAACATCCCCATGATGGACCAGCAGAACATCTTCCAGAGGCCTCCACCGGGCGTCAGGAAGATTGTCCTGGCCACCAACATCGCGGAGACCTCCATCACCATCAACGACATCGTGCACGTGGTGGACAGCGGCACGCACAAGGAGGAGCGCTACGACCTCAAGACCAAG gtgTCCTGCCTGGAGACCGTGTGGGTGTCCAAGTCCAACGTGGTGCAGCGGCGCGGGCGCGCCGGGCGCTGCCAGTCGGGCTTTGCGTACCACCTGTTCCCGCGCAGCCGCCTGGACAAGATGCCCACCTACCAGGTGCCCGAGATCCTGCGCACGCCCCTGGAGAACCTGGTGGTGCAGGCCAAGATCCACATGCCAGAGAAAACG GCAGTTGAGTTTCTCTCCAAGGCTCTGGACAGCCCTGACATCAAAGCTGTGGATGAAGCCGTGATCTTGCTGCAGGAGATTG GAGTGCTGGACCAGCGGGAAGCCCTGACCACCCTGGGCAAGCGCCTGGCCCAGATCTCCACGGACCCTCGGCTGGCCAAGGCCATCGTCCTGGCCTCCATCTACCGCTGCCTGCACCCGCTGCTGGTCATCGTCTCGTGCCTGACGCGGGAccccttcagcagcagcctgcagaacCGCGCCGAGGTGGACAAG gccaAGGCCGTGCTGAGCCGGGAGAGCGGCAGTGACCACCTGGCCTTCGTGCGGGCGGTGGCGGGCTGGGAGGAGGTGCTGCGGCGCAGGGACAGCCGTGCCAGGGACAACTACCTGCAGGACTACTACCTGTACGGGCCCAGCCTGCGCTTCATCAACG gccttgtGAAGCAGTTCTCTGAGAACCTCTATGAAGCCTTCCTGGTGTCATCCCCGTCCGACTGTACCATGCCCTCGTCCGTGTGTAACCAGTACAGCGAGGAGGAGGAACTGGTGAAGGGCGTCCTCATGGCTGGGCTCTACCCCAACCTCATCCAG GTGCGACAAGGCAAGGTGACGCGCCAGGGCAAGTTCAAACCCAACAGCTACGCGTACCGGACCAAGGCCGGCACCGTGCTGCTGCACAAGTCCACCATCAACAG ggaggcGTCCAAGCTCTACAGCCGCTGGCTCACCTACTTCATGGCCGTCAAGTCCAACGGCGGCGTCTTCGTGCGCGACTCGTCCCAGGTGCACCCGCTGGCCGTGCTGCTCATGACCGACACCGACATCCACGTGCGAG ATGACGGCTGGCGAGCGACCGTGTCCCTGACGGACAGCGacctgctggtgctggaggggGACTCGTACACCATCCGCCTGCTGCGCGACTTCCGCGTGTCCCTGTCCAAGATGGTGGAGACGTGCCTGTGCTACGAGATGGCCGCGATCCCCGGGGACCTgcaccaccagcacagccagctgctcGACATCCTGGTGGATCTGCTCAAGGGCCCTCCCGGCAGCTTCGGCTCGTAG